The Methanocalculus natronophilus genome window below encodes:
- a CDS encoding M42 family metallopeptidase, with protein sequence MMMELLRRLSDAHGMSGFEENLADIITEEIKDHVDEISTDAMGNLIAVKKGGDYSVMLAAHMDEIGLMVQYIDDKGFIRFVGIGGWFTPALYTQRVIIHGKHGMVTGVLGGKPPHMMTDEEKKKSMKMEDLFIDVGATSAEEVAARGVEPGCPITIDREMRTLFGSRVTGKAFDNRVGVLMLIETLKKVESPHTIYGVFTVQEEVGLKGAKTSAFALKPDCAIATDVTIPGDHPGIEKKDASIEMGKGPVIIMVSASGRGLISSPKMVQWLRSSAESAGIPHQIEVGTGGNTDATVIHLEQGGIPSVPLSIAARYIHSPVEVVDCNDIEDGVRLLCEALQTRPS encoded by the coding sequence ATAATGATGGAATTACTCAGACGGCTCTCAGATGCCCATGGAATGTCAGGATTTGAAGAGAACCTTGCAGACATTATAACAGAGGAGATCAAAGACCATGTTGACGAGATCTCAACTGACGCAATGGGCAATCTCATTGCCGTAAAAAAGGGCGGGGACTATTCGGTGATGCTTGCAGCCCATATGGATGAGATCGGTTTAATGGTTCAGTACATTGATGATAAAGGCTTCATCCGGTTTGTCGGTATCGGGGGCTGGTTCACCCCTGCACTCTATACACAGCGGGTTATTATCCATGGGAAGCATGGGATGGTTACCGGTGTCCTTGGCGGTAAACCCCCGCACATGATGACTGATGAGGAGAAGAAGAAGTCAATGAAAATGGAGGATCTCTTCATTGATGTCGGTGCAACCTCTGCTGAAGAGGTGGCAGCACGTGGTGTAGAGCCTGGTTGCCCGATTACAATTGATCGGGAGATGCGCACGCTCTTTGGAAGCCGGGTGACAGGGAAGGCATTTGATAACCGGGTTGGTGTTCTGATGCTGATAGAGACCCTCAAAAAAGTGGAATCTCCCCATACCATCTACGGAGTCTTTACAGTTCAGGAAGAGGTCGGGCTGAAGGGCGCGAAGACGAGTGCGTTTGCACTGAAGCCGGACTGTGCCATCGCAACCGATGTCACGATCCCAGGTGACCACCCGGGAATTGAGAAGAAAGATGCCAGCATCGAGATGGGCAAAGGCCCGGTGATCATCATGGTTTCTGCAAGCGGCAGGGGCCTGATATCAAGTCCGAAGATGGTACAGTGGCTCCGCTCGAGTGCTGAATCCGCAGGCATCCCACACCAGATAGAAGTAGGTACTGGCGGCAATACCGATGCGACGGTAATCCATCTTGAGCAGGGTGGCATTCCAAGTGTCCCGCTCTCGATTGCGGCACGGTATATCCACTCCCCTGTTGAGGTCGTCGACTGCAATGATATCGAAGACGGTGTCCGGCTCCTCTGTGAGGCATTACAGACACGGCCTTCGTAA
- a CDS encoding pyridoxal phosphate-dependent aminotransferase, with protein sequence MRFADRVKNIEISGIRKLFEAAGPDSINLGLGQPDFDTPLHIREAAIKAIHEGKTGYTPNLGIPELREALSAKFKRENGLTYQPGEMIVTAGASEALHIAMQACINPKDKVIFSDPGFVSYGALAEFAGGIPVQVPLDRDLRMDPDKTIPLLDDATMIVLNSPANPTGVVEREETIRGIVEYADDKGVLVISDEVYEHFIYDATHKSAALYGDNVLTVNATSKTYAMTGWRIGVLAAGQEIIEECVKVHQYSLACATSISQYAAYAAYTGDQGVVTAMRDEYRARRDLLAAGLHNLGFEFALPEGAFYLFVPMTTDQIEAIIRSGVIIVPGTAFGSRGEGYARISYAASQNTLQEALNRIENVV encoded by the coding sequence ATGCGATTTGCAGACAGGGTAAAAAATATCGAGATATCCGGTATACGGAAGCTCTTTGAGGCGGCTGGCCCGGACTCCATCAACCTGGGACTCGGCCAGCCGGATTTTGATACGCCGCTCCATATCAGGGAAGCGGCAATCAAGGCAATACATGAGGGGAAGACAGGCTACACGCCAAACCTTGGCATACCAGAGCTGAGGGAGGCACTCTCTGCCAAATTCAAAAGAGAAAACGGCCTGACTTATCAGCCGGGGGAGATGATTGTCACAGCAGGTGCAAGTGAGGCACTGCATATCGCAATGCAGGCGTGCATCAACCCAAAAGACAAGGTCATCTTCTCGGATCCCGGGTTTGTCTCGTATGGCGCACTTGCAGAATTTGCAGGAGGCATACCGGTTCAGGTGCCGCTTGACCGGGATCTCAGAATGGATCCCGACAAAACAATTCCTCTCCTTGATGATGCAACAATGATTGTCCTCAATTCCCCGGCAAATCCGACAGGCGTTGTCGAACGCGAGGAGACGATCCGGGGAATTGTTGAATATGCCGATGATAAAGGTGTACTGGTCATCTCAGATGAGGTCTATGAACACTTCATCTATGATGCAACACACAAAAGTGCAGCTCTCTATGGTGACAATGTCCTTACCGTCAATGCAACCAGCAAAACATATGCAATGACTGGCTGGCGAATCGGGGTGCTTGCTGCAGGCCAGGAGATTATTGAGGAATGTGTCAAGGTGCACCAGTACTCACTCGCCTGTGCCACCTCCATCTCCCAGTATGCAGCATATGCCGCATACACCGGTGATCAGGGTGTTGTCACTGCGATGAGGGATGAGTACCGTGCCCGCCGGGATCTCCTGGCAGCCGGTCTGCACAATCTCGGATTTGAGTTTGCCCTCCCTGAAGGTGCATTCTATCTCTTTGTCCCGATGACAACTGATCAGATAGAGGCCATCATCAGATCAGGCGTTATCATTGTACCGGGTACTGCATTTGGATCACGTGGAGAGGGCTATGCCCGGATCAGTTATGCTGCTTCACAGAATACCTTACAAGAAGCACTTAACCGAATTGAGAACGTTGTATAG
- the hxlB gene encoding 6-phospho-3-hexuloisomerase → MERKGGVQEMMRLMARKVSSIADSIENHEVDAFTTAILRSNCIYVMGAGRSGLVAKAFAMRLMHLGLTSYVVGETITPAIEDRDMIIAFSGSGNTNTVADIAETAKEIGSTIGLITSKKDSRIGKIADVVVVVESQRDEVTDDSHEYEIRQMMGEHRSFAPLGTLFETTAMIFSDALVSRLMELTETSETELKKRHTNIE, encoded by the coding sequence ATGGAGAGAAAAGGAGGGGTTCAGGAGATGATGCGGCTGATGGCAAGGAAAGTCAGTTCCATCGCCGATTCGATTGAAAATCACGAAGTGGATGCATTCACGACCGCTATTCTGAGATCAAACTGCATCTATGTGATGGGAGCAGGACGGTCCGGGCTGGTTGCAAAAGCATTTGCAATGAGGCTGATGCATCTTGGGCTTACATCATATGTTGTCGGTGAGACGATCACCCCGGCAATTGAAGATAGAGATATGATTATTGCCTTCTCGGGGTCAGGCAACACAAATACCGTCGCCGACATTGCAGAGACCGCAAAAGAGATCGGATCAACAATAGGGCTCATCACATCAAAGAAAGACTCAAGGATCGGAAAGATTGCCGATGTTGTTGTTGTTGTCGAGAGCCAGCGGGACGAGGTGACAGATGACTCCCATGAGTATGAGATCCGCCAGATGATGGGGGAACACCGGTCATTTGCCCCGCTTGGGACGCTCTTTGAGACAACCGCCATGATTTTTTCTGATGCGCTTGTCTCGCGCCTGATGGAACTGACAGAGACATCAGAGACTGAACTGAAGAAACGTCATACAAACATTGAATGA
- a CDS encoding DUF1622 domain-containing protein, with amino-acid sequence MHYLNLILDYCILIFEIAGAIMIIYGGIRGAIGIIKIEIFRSRTLKYGHIRRDFSNKIIFGLEFIIAADILATIIAPKLEDILLLGAIVAIRTVLAYFLSKETMEYEMTDTCSLTGEKGN; translated from the coding sequence ATGCATTATCTGAATCTCATTCTGGATTACTGTATTCTCATATTTGAGATAGCCGGTGCTATCATGATCATTTATGGTGGCATCCGGGGAGCAATCGGCATCATCAAAATAGAGATCTTTCGAAGCCGGACTCTCAAATATGGTCATATACGGAGAGATTTCTCTAACAAAATAATATTTGGGCTTGAATTTATTATTGCTGCAGATATTCTTGCTACTATCATTGCTCCAAAACTTGAGGATATCCTGCTCCTTGGTGCAATCGTTGCAATCAGGACAGTGCTCGCGTACTTCCTCTCCAAGGAAACGATGGAGTATGAAATGACAGATACCTGTTCTTTAACCGGAGAGAAGGGCAATTGA
- a CDS encoding HAD family hydrolase, which yields MTVIMQDLLIRAEAFDSVLFDLDNTLVEFIPAKKKACAAVIESIGCGDPDELFSYFLRRKYGFEDCANIFDYLSDNGVAGSATYLNACTTYEAVKLASIEPYPGIRDVVSSLSSGGVKLAVVTDADSDHAWERLGKAGLDGFFEAVITPDISGSRKPDPDSFLMALDSLRTKPIHALTIGDSIRRDIAPAQKLGMCTIHAAYGDWHPDETKEAALWTLSAEKPDHLHRLLLGEKSR from the coding sequence ATGACGGTAATCATGCAGGATCTCCTCATCCGTGCCGAAGCATTTGATTCGGTGCTCTTTGACCTTGATAATACGCTTGTTGAGTTTATACCAGCAAAAAAAAAGGCCTGTGCAGCCGTCATAGAATCAATTGGCTGCGGGGATCCTGATGAACTCTTCTCTTATTTTCTCCGCAGGAAGTATGGGTTTGAAGACTGTGCAAATATCTTTGATTACCTCTCGGATAACGGGGTTGCCGGCTCTGCCACGTACCTGAATGCATGTACGACCTATGAGGCGGTGAAACTGGCATCCATTGAGCCATATCCTGGAATCCGGGACGTGGTATCCTCGCTATCCTCTGGTGGCGTGAAGCTTGCGGTTGTCACGGATGCAGACTCAGACCATGCCTGGGAACGGTTGGGAAAAGCCGGGCTGGATGGTTTTTTTGAGGCTGTCATTACCCCGGATATCAGTGGAAGCAGAAAGCCGGATCCAGATTCATTTCTGATGGCTCTTGACAGTCTCCGAACAAAGCCAATCCATGCTCTCACAATCGGTGACAGTATCCGCCGTGATATTGCTCCTGCCCAAAAGCTTGGCATGTGCACGATTCATGCAGCATATGGAGACTGGCACCCGGATGAAACAAAAGAAGCAGCTCTTTGGACGCTCAGTGCGGAGAAGCCTGATCATCTGCACCGCCTGCTGCTTGGAGAGAAGAGCAGATAA
- a CDS encoding MFS transporter: MRRLFPLHILFIAVFASMLGLGIVVPLLPYYADTLGATGIGIGLIFSGFALSRAVFMPLIGRYSDRRGRKIFILLGLGLFCVISLTYIYAGSVAELTAVRIAHGFASAMVIPVAMAYVADLSTPGREGFYMGSFNTSLFLGLGCGPLIGGAVLDAVGIAPVFQLMALLSAIAFFICLFFLPESGISLRMESSIRDALFSTIMRPVLFFRIMNAYANGTFMVFLPVIATFWMGLSAFQAGLIISTSILATGLLQHYFGTLADRYSKTSLIAGGTVIVSLCLIIIPFTGGFIGLFCISLLLGIGSALAMPASTAVVAIAGRTIGQGASMGAFNTAMSVGMVTAPIISGLIMDISDIRFVFEAAGVVSLVSALVFVILAKRAGIDQCSSG; the protein is encoded by the coding sequence GTGCGTCGCCTTTTCCCACTTCACATCCTCTTTATCGCAGTCTTTGCCTCGATGCTTGGACTTGGGATTGTCGTTCCCCTGCTGCCCTATTATGCAGATACGCTGGGTGCAACCGGAATCGGGATTGGGCTTATATTTTCTGGTTTCGCATTGTCGAGGGCCGTTTTCATGCCTCTTATCGGGAGATATTCAGACCGGAGAGGGAGAAAGATCTTCATCCTGCTTGGTCTTGGACTCTTCTGTGTCATCTCCCTCACCTACATCTATGCCGGATCTGTTGCTGAACTCACTGCTGTCAGGATAGCCCATGGCTTTGCCTCTGCGATGGTTATTCCGGTTGCCATGGCATATGTTGCAGATCTCTCAACACCGGGCAGGGAGGGCTTCTACATGGGATCATTCAACACCTCCCTTTTCCTTGGCCTTGGGTGCGGCCCGCTCATCGGGGGCGCAGTTCTTGATGCGGTTGGTATCGCCCCGGTCTTCCAGCTCATGGCACTCCTCTCAGCCATTGCCTTCTTCATATGCCTCTTTTTCCTCCCGGAATCCGGCATCTCGCTCAGGATGGAATCTTCAATCAGGGATGCCCTCTTCAGCACCATCATGCGTCCGGTGCTCTTCTTCCGGATCATGAATGCATATGCAAACGGCACATTCATGGTTTTTCTCCCGGTTATCGCAACATTCTGGATGGGATTGTCAGCCTTTCAGGCCGGGCTCATCATCTCAACCTCAATTTTGGCAACCGGCCTTCTCCAGCACTACTTTGGCACGCTGGCAGACAGATACTCAAAAACCAGCCTTATAGCCGGAGGCACAGTCATCGTCTCCCTCTGCCTGATTATTATCCCGTTTACGGGCGGCTTTATCGGGCTCTTTTGTATCTCACTTCTGCTTGGTATTGGAAGTGCACTTGCGATGCCCGCATCAACAGCAGTTGTAGCAATTGCCGGACGGACAATCGGGCAGGGGGCCTCCATGGGGGCTTTTAACACGGCAATGAGCGTTGGAATGGTGACTGCACCGATAATTTCAGGTTTAATCATGGACATCTCTGATATCCGGTTTGTTTTTGAGGCAGCAGGTGTGGTTTCACTTGTTTCTGCACTGGTTTTTGTAATTCTGGCTAAAAGAGCAGGAATTGACCAGTGCAGTTCCGGATAA
- a CDS encoding pyridoxamine 5'-phosphate oxidase family protein, which produces MDIIKIPKMEKKEYDSLIEEGYVSRIAFQGEKYPYIAPFLYVFDGRFLYFLSTKYGKKMNLFRESPYVSVEVEKYSKDLSCYTFVTMQGRIEEVTDSIEKKMIREKFVELIKDRKLSNNILAALGHSPQDPPESIAREERSMVWKLTGVKDIVALKNV; this is translated from the coding sequence ATGGACATCATTAAAATTCCAAAGATGGAGAAGAAAGAATACGACAGCCTTATCGAAGAAGGGTATGTCTCACGGATTGCGTTTCAAGGGGAAAAATACCCCTATATTGCACCTTTCCTCTATGTCTTTGATGGACGGTTCCTCTACTTTTTGTCGACGAAGTATGGAAAGAAGATGAATCTCTTCCGTGAAAGTCCCTATGTATCTGTTGAAGTGGAAAAGTACTCAAAAGACCTCTCCTGCTACACTTTTGTGACAATGCAGGGGAGAATTGAGGAGGTAACTGATTCGATAGAGAAGAAGATGATCAGGGAAAAATTTGTTGAATTAATCAAGGATCGGAAGCTTTCCAATAACATCCTGGCAGCTCTTGGTCATTCTCCCCAGGATCCGCCGGAATCGATCGCCCGTGAAGAGCGGTCAATGGTCTGGAAGCTGACGGGAGTCAAGGATATTGTCGCGCTGAAGAATGTCTGA
- a CDS encoding A/G-specific adenine glycosylase — protein sequence MNTTPETDLREREIALLESAQDGQTTTSVQLFQDLILYYYRHFGRDLPWRHTADPYHILVSEIMLQQTQVERVVPKYTAFLEAFPSIDALAAAPLPDLLMVWSGLGYNRRAISLQTTAVMLRDEYNGIIPADPEELRRLPGIGKATAAAICAYAFNMPVVYIETNIRQLIIHYFFQGADDIPDTALVPVLEKALYRDAPRDFYSGMMDYGTDLRKRRKNQNTRSRHYHRQAPFAGSDREIRGEILRLLLKQKEMPGDLLFTSCNADPVRVQRIVCDLEKEGFVRLDAGVYTIRDDTRVSDILQRDNILDSRQLPDH from the coding sequence GTGAACACCACACCAGAAACTGATCTGAGAGAGCGCGAAATTGCATTGCTTGAATCTGCACAGGATGGCCAGACGACAACATCGGTTCAGTTATTCCAGGATCTCATCCTCTATTACTACCGTCATTTTGGCAGGGATCTCCCCTGGCGGCATACGGCTGACCCCTACCATATACTCGTCTCTGAGATAATGCTCCAGCAGACACAGGTGGAACGGGTCGTACCAAAATACACTGCATTTCTTGAGGCTTTCCCCTCAATTGACGCACTTGCAGCTGCACCATTACCGGATCTCCTCATGGTATGGTCTGGGCTTGGATACAACAGGCGTGCTATCAGTCTCCAGACGACAGCGGTGATGCTTCGGGATGAGTATAACGGGATTATACCAGCTGATCCAGAAGAACTCAGGCGCCTGCCCGGCATCGGGAAGGCAACTGCTGCTGCAATCTGTGCATATGCCTTCAATATGCCGGTTGTCTATATCGAGACAAATATCCGGCAGCTCATCATCCACTACTTCTTCCAGGGAGCAGACGATATCCCGGATACTGCCCTTGTCCCAGTTCTTGAAAAGGCCCTCTATCGGGACGCACCACGCGATTTCTACAGCGGCATGATGGATTATGGAACAGATCTCAGGAAACGCCGGAAGAACCAGAACACAAGAAGCAGGCACTACCACCGCCAGGCACCGTTTGCGGGATCGGATCGGGAGATCAGGGGGGAGATTCTGAGGCTTCTTCTCAAGCAGAAAGAGATGCCAGGCGATCTGCTCTTCACTTCATGCAATGCCGACCCCGTCCGGGTACAGAGGATTGTCTGTGATCTTGAAAAAGAGGGGTTTGTCCGTTTGGATGCAGGAGTCTATACGATCAGGGATGACACGAGGGTTTCAGACATTCTTCAGCGCGACAATATCCTTGACTCCCGTCAGCTTCCAGACCATTGA
- a CDS encoding deoxyribodipyrimidine photo-lyase: MMIEPARIHYLSDDTGTTGDYQGDCVVYWMQRSQRATENHALEYAIQEANQRKLPIVVLFTLIPDYPEASPRTFRFMLEGLAWTEHALIERGIAFEFLFGDPTGSIVKRAEDAALLVCDRGFLRHERAWRREIADKMDCPCLEVESDTIVPIRSASLKEEWSAATLRRKITPQIGQFLQPTEETSVLRQSQETGMRLSPSRIDDLLKRIQKYSPAEPQVARGGIGEAERRLTHFLGTNPSLYDTKRNDPGQNVTSGLSPYLHFGQISPAHVARRAAGRGGFLEELIIRRELAINFVWYNEAYDQFACLPDWAEKTLFEHEGDRREYLYSYEELERAETHDPFWNAAQKEMVLCGRMHNYMRMYWGKKILEWSETPEIAYSHAVRFNDRYELDGRDPNGYAGVAWCFGKHDRAWKERPIFGKVRYMNAQGLLRKGDMKGYLERIEAIEAAL, encoded by the coding sequence ATGATGATCGAGCCGGCACGTATTCACTACCTCTCAGACGATACCGGCACAACCGGGGATTATCAGGGAGACTGTGTCGTCTACTGGATGCAGCGTTCCCAGCGCGCAACTGAGAACCATGCCCTTGAATACGCGATCCAGGAGGCAAACCAGCGAAAGCTGCCTATTGTCGTTCTTTTTACGCTAATTCCCGATTATCCGGAAGCCTCACCCCGCACCTTCCGGTTCATGCTGGAAGGGCTTGCCTGGACTGAACATGCCTTGATCGAGCGCGGCATAGCATTTGAATTCCTCTTTGGAGATCCAACAGGTTCCATTGTAAAGAGAGCAGAAGATGCAGCCCTCCTTGTCTGCGATCGCGGCTTCCTGAGACATGAACGGGCATGGCGCCGGGAGATAGCTGACAAAATGGACTGCCCATGCCTTGAGGTGGAGTCGGATACCATTGTGCCAATCAGGTCAGCGTCATTAAAGGAGGAATGGTCAGCTGCCACATTGAGGAGAAAGATCACCCCACAGATCGGGCAGTTCCTCCAACCAACAGAGGAGACTTCCGTTCTGCGGCAGTCGCAGGAGACGGGCATGAGGCTCTCTCCTTCTCGCATTGATGATCTCCTGAAGAGGATTCAGAAGTATTCGCCAGCAGAACCACAGGTCGCGCGGGGCGGAATCGGCGAGGCAGAGAGAAGGCTAACGCACTTCCTTGGAACAAACCCGTCTCTCTATGATACAAAACGAAATGATCCTGGGCAGAATGTCACGTCGGGCCTGAGTCCGTACCTCCATTTTGGGCAGATATCACCTGCCCACGTGGCACGGAGGGCGGCAGGACGAGGCGGTTTTCTTGAGGAATTAATTATCAGACGGGAGCTTGCCATCAATTTTGTCTGGTATAATGAAGCATATGATCAATTCGCCTGCCTCCCCGACTGGGCGGAGAAGACGCTCTTTGAGCATGAAGGTGACAGGCGGGAATATCTCTACTCATATGAAGAGCTGGAGCGCGCAGAGACTCATGATCCATTCTGGAACGCCGCCCAGAAGGAGATGGTTCTCTGCGGGAGGATGCATAATTACATGCGGATGTACTGGGGGAAGAAGATCCTCGAATGGTCAGAGACGCCGGAAATTGCATATTCGCATGCGGTCAGGTTCAATGATCGCTATGAGCTGGATGGCAGGGATCCAAACGGGTATGCCGGGGTTGCCTGGTGTTTTGGGAAGCATGATCGTGCATGGAAGGAACGCCCGATCTTTGGGAAAGTCCGGTATATGAATGCACAAGGCCTCCTCAGGAAAGGGGATATGAAAGGCTATCTTGAGCGGATAGAGGCTATTGAAGCTGCTCTCTGA
- a CDS encoding thioredoxin family protein — protein MEHILEVDQMTWEKHVERAKDPVVIFFYSPTCPHCQSMMPYYQEFASELSEAILFVRIDVSANPWIAERYGIMSTPTFAVFCTGKPISQRVGAVYPALLRKMIEEGIAGAKECAGQSTAIDYEITGYG, from the coding sequence ATGGAACATATCCTCGAAGTTGACCAGATGACCTGGGAGAAGCATGTCGAGCGGGCAAAAGACCCGGTTGTTATCTTCTTTTACTCACCTACATGCCCGCACTGCCAGTCGATGATGCCCTACTACCAGGAATTTGCCAGTGAATTGTCAGAAGCAATCCTCTTTGTCAGGATTGATGTCTCGGCAAACCCCTGGATTGCCGAGCGGTATGGCATCATGAGCACACCAACATTTGCCGTCTTCTGTACAGGAAAACCCATATCACAGCGTGTTGGCGCAGTCTATCCTGCGCTTCTCCGGAAGATGATCGAAGAAGGGATTGCGGGTGCAAAGGAGTGTGCAGGACAATCAACAGCCATCGACTATGAGATCACCGGATACGGATGA
- a CDS encoding PhoU domain-containing protein, whose product MEERYGSIRFLILQERIPMEIRKIQVTGGSSYVLSLPKSWAVQQNIQKNDPIGIITQADGSLLVTTDIKGISSQREKDFFLKDFTDPECLFRCLISAYITGFTTIRITSKKRIPPEIRQKVRDYTQMAIGQEVGEETDYSIVLKDILNPTEMPLENTIKRMYVIVKAMHYDAITALGEGDAALCDDIISRDNDIDRLHWLISRQYHLISHNPSLSRRMNITIGTAMTFLQISRIIERIADHAVTIASNVQNLIQMQEGVPLDPDLGQKIREADEAALGVFRRSIRSFYDQNIHEANASIGSVQENTGLYKALKEDFSRLDSPQSIYYGFIASSIARIGEYSSDIAEIVINHCIGEDERGR is encoded by the coding sequence ATGGAGGAGAGATATGGTTCAATCCGGTTTCTCATCCTGCAGGAGAGAATTCCAATGGAGATACGAAAAATTCAGGTGACAGGGGGGTCCTCGTATGTCCTCTCATTACCCAAGAGCTGGGCAGTTCAACAGAATATCCAGAAGAACGATCCGATCGGCATCATCACCCAGGCAGACGGCAGCCTTCTTGTCACAACAGATATCAAAGGGATCTCTTCTCAGCGGGAGAAGGACTTTTTCCTCAAGGACTTTACAGATCCAGAATGCCTCTTCCGCTGCCTGATCAGCGCCTATATCACCGGCTTCACCACCATCAGGATCACATCCAAAAAGAGAATCCCGCCAGAAATCCGCCAGAAAGTGCGGGACTATACACAGATGGCAATCGGCCAGGAAGTTGGCGAGGAGACAGATTACTCAATTGTCCTCAAAGATATCCTCAACCCCACCGAGATGCCGCTCGAGAACACCATCAAGCGGATGTATGTGATCGTCAAAGCGATGCATTACGATGCCATCACTGCACTTGGAGAGGGGGATGCCGCACTCTGCGATGACATCATCTCCCGTGATAATGATATCGACCGGCTCCACTGGCTGATCAGCAGGCAGTACCACCTGATATCCCATAACCCCTCACTCTCCCGCAGAATGAATATCACAATCGGAACTGCGATGACGTTTCTGCAGATATCCCGGATAATTGAGCGTATCGCCGATCACGCAGTCACCATCGCCTCGAATGTCCAGAACCTGATTCAGATGCAGGAGGGGGTCCCGCTTGATCCTGATCTGGGGCAGAAGATACGTGAGGCAGATGAAGCGGCACTTGGAGTTTTCAGGCGGAGCATACGCTCGTTCTATGATCAGAATATCCATGAGGCAAATGCAAGCATCGGATCTGTCCAGGAGAACACAGGGCTCTACAAGGCCCTGAAAGAGGATTTCTCCAGGCTGGATAGTCCTCAAAGTATATACTATGGGTTTATTGCAAGCAGCATCGCACGGATCGGCGAGTATTCAAGCGATATTGCGGAGATTGTCATCAACCACTGTATCGGCGAAGATGAGCGTGGCAGATGA
- a CDS encoding phosphate ABC transporter substrate-binding protein has product MTQSVTSRIYPAYLAGLVILLIGAAALVSGCVSDEEKKEMRIISITGSTTVLPIAQLAADEYMDRHRYDEILVSGGGSGVGIKAVGEGTADIGMASRDIRQSEMDQYPELVEHVIAYDGIAMIIHPSNPVTSLTLAEIKAIYKGGITNWQDVGGSDSEIVVVGRDSASGTREFFYEEVMHKEEFVRTQQELNSNGAVKQTIAQTPGAIGYVGLGYLDNTVTAVSINKDGTLVAPTIANVKDRSYPIARGLHFYSVGTGSGLVKDYLDFLMSAEGQALVEKEGFVPVR; this is encoded by the coding sequence ATGACTCAATCAGTCACCAGCAGAATCTATCCGGCTTATCTTGCCGGATTGGTAATTCTCCTGATTGGTGCAGCCGCCCTTGTAAGTGGATGTGTCAGTGATGAGGAGAAGAAAGAGATGCGAATAATATCCATTACTGGATCGACGACTGTCCTGCCAATTGCACAGCTTGCGGCTGATGAGTATATGGACAGGCACAGGTATGATGAGATCCTCGTCTCCGGTGGAGGTTCAGGTGTCGGTATCAAGGCAGTCGGTGAAGGCACAGCCGATATCGGGATGGCATCACGGGACATCAGGCAGTCAGAGATGGACCAGTACCCGGAGCTTGTCGAGCATGTGATTGCATATGACGGCATCGCCATGATCATTCATCCGTCAAACCCTGTTACATCGCTGACACTTGCCGAGATTAAGGCCATATACAAGGGCGGGATCACAAACTGGCAGGATGTCGGCGGAAGTGACAGCGAGATTGTTGTTGTCGGACGGGACAGTGCTTCAGGTACCCGTGAATTCTTTTATGAAGAAGTCATGCACAAAGAAGAGTTTGTCAGGACGCAGCAGGAACTGAACTCAAATGGCGCAGTCAAACAGACGATTGCACAGACACCTGGCGCGATCGGGTATGTCGGCCTTGGGTATCTCGACAACACGGTAACAGCAGTCAGCATCAACAAGGATGGGACGCTTGTTGCCCCGACCATCGCCAATGTAAAAGATAGAAGCTACCCGATAGCACGAGGTCTGCATTTCTACTCAGTTGGAACAGGCTCTGGCCTTGTAAAAGACTACCTTGACTTCCTGATGAGTGCTGAAGGCCAGGCATTGGTGGAAAAGGAAGGATTTGTTCCAGTCCGGTGA